In a single window of the Elaeis guineensis isolate ETL-2024a chromosome 4, EG11, whole genome shotgun sequence genome:
- the LOC105043651 gene encoding GATA transcription factor 4 gives MATEWQIGMGAAASAAAAAAAPLTGSASPAYFYGLPSTDTLHIDDLLDFSNHDLFPSAEAHLLPTPQQSSAITTATRPYAGNADSSSIFQTHHHPSSSFPDDIYIPSEEAAELEWLSKFVDDSFSDIPYPTAVTGVVAPAGDAHLRAEPSVPGRGARSKRSRAPTGFAAGAAWSSIPPPSQTSPSSSSSSSSSDFPPSKPKASAGSSNNNNNGRGKKGGGEIGVEGGVRRCTHCASEKTPQWRTGPLGPKTLCNACGVRYKSGRLVPEYRPAASPTFVLTQHSNSHRKVMELRRQKELLLLRHDNPSSAASTSTPAAPGPRPELLFHDYGVC, from the exons ATGGCAACCGAGTGGCAGATTGGAATGGGAGCCGCTGCttcagctgctgctgctgctgctgcaccgCTCACCGGTAGTGCTTCTCCGGCGTACTTCTACGGACTTCCCTCCACCGACACCCTCCACATCGACGACCTCCTCGACTTCTCCAACCACGACCTTTTCCCTTCCGCCGAGGCCCATCTCCTCCCCACGCCCCAGCAGTCATCAGCCATCACCACCGCGACCCGCCCTTACGCTGGCAACGCCGACTCCTCCTCCATTTTCCAAACCCACCACCACCCCTCTTCCTCCTTCCCCGACGACATCTACATTCCG AGCGAGGAGGCGGCGGAGCTGGAATGGCTGTCCAAGTTCGTTGACGATTCGTTCTCCGACATCCCCTATCCAACCGCCGTCACCGGCGTCGTTGCCCCCGCCGGGGATGCGCAtctccgggcggaaccctccgtTCCCGGCCGGGGAGCCAGGAGCAAGCGCTCCCGGGCTCCCACTGGCTTCGCCGCTGGCGCCGCCTGGTCCTCCATACCCCCGCCGTCCCAGACCTCgccctcctcctcctcgtcgTCGTCATCGTCCGATTTCCCACCGTCGAAGCCGAAGGCGAGCGCCGgcagtagtaataataataataacgggAGGGGAAAGAAGGGGGGAGGGGAGATCGGGGTGGAGGGCGGGGTGCGACGGTGCACGCACTGCGCGTCGGAGAAGACGCCGCAGTGGCGGACGGGGCCGCTGGGGCCGAAGACACTGTGCAACGCGTGCGGGGTGCGGTACAAGTCCGGCCGGCTTGTGCCGGAGTACCGGCCGGCGGCCAGCCCCACCTTCGTCCTCACCCAGCACTCCAACTCCCATCGCAAGGTCATGGAGCTCCGCCGCCAGAaggagctcctcctcctccgccacgACAATCCATCCTCCGCCGCCTCCACCTCCACCCCCGCCGCCCCAGGCCCGCGACCGGAGCTCCTTTTCCACGACTACGGGGTCTGCTAA